The following nucleotide sequence is from Mangifera indica cultivar Alphonso chromosome 1, CATAS_Mindica_2.1, whole genome shotgun sequence.
TTCATTCCTAAATTAAAACAGCTAACTTCATAAGTGCACTTTAgcattaaattttatcaatcatgtaagaatttttttatttatatgaggGTAGTGACCCTGTAAATTCTGGAACTGATAGGTTGAGTTGTATTTGTTCATTTGTTAGAAGCTGCCTAAACTCAACAGTTTAGGCCTCATTTCACAGTAGAATCAGACTATAACAGGAGAAATTCTGTGTTCTTCATTTTTGGATATCACCCATCAAATAGGTGCATCTTAATGATCCTTTATCTCAAACCCTGTTGCAATATGAACAATCCAAAAACACTTGAAAATTGCGAACATATTTGGATAAATCATTAAAAGAGACAACATTTTTCACCTTGGTTTCAAACGAGTTTACAAAATGTATACATTCTTTTGTCACTCTGCTAcattcaacaacaaaaaatacaGACACCAACAACAGCTCAGACCTTCAGAAGATGGCTCTCTATACAACACAAATTTTTAGATAATGATACTTCTGTGCGACAAATGAAACAACAGATACAGAAAAAATCACAGAaccaaagagagagaaaggggCATACTTAAATTTGAGATTGGGTTGTTAATCTATATCCTGAAATGAGAGCTGACAGTGCCAGTGCTATGAAAGCCAAGATTTCCATGCTAATGGAAGCTGCAAGGGAGTCTGTAAAAATATTGTCTCCTCCCTCTCTCATCCTATTTGTCATCGGAATAGCGGCCGATGCTGCTGATATCAACAAATAAGCTACAGTCTGTGACACAACCGACAAAAAATACAATCTCAAAATCCAGATATAAAGTTAAAcattacacaaaattatattaaaagtaatGAATAAAAGTTGTTCATCAGATTCAACTTAAAGTTCAAGGAATCAAATTCTTTGTTTTAGTTGGATTCAAGaacattaaatatattgtttctGGAAACTCAAACATTAAGAAAAGTTCACCACTTTTCCAGATGCTACTGGGCCATCCTCCTTCCAAGATTGGCCCATCTGAAcaataaaattcttttgaaaaattacagtTGGTGGCCATGGCCCATTCGCCAATTCCTCAATCTTATCATCTTCAACCTAGAATTtcaaagcttttttttttttgcgtttTTCTAGTTTATTCGGCAAAAGAATGAACTAAAGATTAGTCTAACCTGATCGCCGGAAAAATCGAACAAGGCCGACGTACGCGGCTGCAACAATTGTTTGCCGGTAGACATCTCATACGAGTGACGCAGAGTCTGTCCTCCTGTATACAAAGTCGACAGAATTGCTATTGCCAGCACATacctataaacaaatttacccagaaaccaaaaaaaaaaaaaaatcaaaatccattAATAAATAATCCCAAAGAAAATGTTGAAACCTTGAGAACCAAATGGGTGTAATAATTACCTGAACTCTTCGTATTCATCAAAATCTTTCCCATCGCCGTGTTTATTACTCACCATGACAATAAAAGCaatcaaagaaaagaataaagcCACTCCTCTCAAAGCCAGAGACCCTCTCTTCAACAAATCGTCCCTCCTCGACCGCCGGGTGATCGCGGAAACACCGGATGCCGGAGTCTGGCCCTCGACATCCATAGGTGGCGCCCCCACTGGCAGGGATGCCGCTTGATTCTTGTCATCTGAATTTGACATAGTCGGCAAAATATTTAATACGCTGAATACTGGAATAATATCCGGATTGGAAGTGAAATGAATGAGAGATAAATTCTGGATTCGGCTTAAATATaagttgaaaaaattgaagaaaagaaagaggaacAAGAACTGTAGCGTTGAATTTTATTACAGCAAGATCAGAAGAGAGGACAACTCAGCCTTGTTTGACACAAAAGGGATCTGCATTGGATGACTTGTAACTAACTTCAGTTAATACGGGCTTGATCCCAAAAGGCTATTGCTGCAAGGCTAACAGTTTATTGGTTGGGACCCAATTGAACCTTGTCATTGTCTTCATGGTTCGACTGCACTGTTTCAAGCAGTTTGAATCAGTCAGAACGCTTTGTACTCAGAAATTTGACTGCACTGTTTTGAGGGCGACAAGATTTACATAAAGATTGATAcgaagaaaattaataataaaggcTAAAGGACTTTTTCTCATTTGCGGTATGCTATTTTGtaggtttttatcttttaattttaaaaactttatttatttatctataaataattaaaattaattaaatttattagttatatatttttttaaactctaaaaaattaaaaattctaaaggaaaaaaactatttttgaaaacttgaattaaaaagaaattattattttttagagtttaaaaaaaaataaaataaaatttaagtttatttttaatattaaatataaaataataattttgttcttaaaactaataaatttaataggattttcaaagttaaaaaatgaaaacttgatAAAATAGTATACaatgggtgggaataaatcctttggccgtatcttgatattttgtaaTAGTAACtctatattatatgttaaatttaaataaaatatgataagataacattaataataaaatatagattattaaattatttttttacttttctaaaCTAAACGCACTCTTAAGTGGATAATTATTTGAGGTAGTGTCTTTTGTATAcgagttaagtttaaataaagatcaattcaaattcagaataaTCAGTTTAAGATCAAACTTGacttgttcaaaatcaaaataataacctcataaaagaataaaaatcattagagaaaaaaatgaattatcataagaaaagaaaaagattcattgacaaaatgaatTAAGATGTAACGATATTAACAAAACGTTGATCTTGAGTTAATTAAAATTcagttgattcaaatttaataattaccCGAATCTAAACCAGA
It contains:
- the LOC123225528 gene encoding CASP-like protein 4B1, which gives rise to MSNSDDKNQAASLPVGAPPMDVEGQTPASGVSAITRRSRRDDLLKRGSLALRGVALFFSLIAFIVMVSNKHGDGKDFDEYEEFRYVLAIAILSTLYTGGQTLRHSYEMSTGKQLLQPRTSALFDFSGDQTVAYLLISAASAAIPMTNRMREGGDNIFTDSLAASISMEILAFIALALSALISGYRLTTQSQI